One region of Chlorobiota bacterium genomic DNA includes:
- a CDS encoding alpha/beta fold hydrolase, whose translation MLLLHGALGAAPQFDPLVPLLADRFTIQTLNFQGHGGRPFPERPFSIHHCALEVLEWMQEQGMEQTDIVGHSMGGYVGLYLARHYPSHVGRLLTLGTKFDWNPEGAARDTKMLNPEAMQQKAPQFYSAMQERHGPGNLDELLRRTAEMMTRLGESPEVTPEDLAQVHHHVRVAVGDRDQMVSIQETAAAYRQLPNGQCAVLPATPHPIEKVPLPRLVAEIQEFFC comes from the coding sequence ATGCTACTTCTTCATGGTGCGCTTGGCGCGGCACCGCAGTTCGACCCGTTGGTTCCGTTGCTGGCGGACCGCTTCACGATTCAGACGCTAAACTTCCAGGGGCATGGCGGGCGGCCATTTCCGGAGCGTCCGTTCAGCATCCACCATTGCGCGTTGGAGGTGTTGGAGTGGATGCAGGAGCAGGGGATGGAGCAGACCGACATCGTTGGCCACAGCATGGGGGGCTATGTGGGCCTCTATCTTGCCCGACATTACCCCAGCCACGTTGGGCGATTGCTCACCCTGGGGACAAAGTTCGATTGGAACCCGGAAGGTGCCGCCCGTGACACCAAAATGCTGAACCCCGAGGCAATGCAGCAGAAAGCCCCGCAGTTCTATTCGGCAATGCAAGAACGCCACGGGCCGGGGAATCTGGATGAACTGCTGCGGCGCACGGCGGAGATGATGACACGGCTTGGGGAAAGCCCCGAGGTCACACCGGAAGATTTGGCGCAGGTCCATCACCACGTGCGCGTTGCCGTTGGCGACCGCGACCAGATGGTCAGCATCCAGGAGACGGCGGCGGCGTATCGCCAGCTTCCAAACGGCCAATGCGCCGTGCTTCCGGCAACGCCGCATCCAATCGAGAAAGTGCCACTGCCGCGCCTTGTTGCCGAGATTCAGGAGTTCTTCTGTTGA
- a CDS encoding MogA/MoaB family molybdenum cofactor biosynthesis protein, which translates to MAWSTVIITVSDRSAAGERADLSGPEAAALLDEELFDIQRIDIIPDEMEKVIRALEGCVREDIALVLTTGGTGFAPRDITPEATLTVIDRRADGLTAAMRTASLKKTPFAALSRAVCGIARRTLIVNLPGSPKAVTECLAAIIPVLPHGLKLLRDMKVGDREHSWGEEIG; encoded by the coding sequence ATGGCGTGGAGCACTGTTATCATCACCGTCAGCGACCGTTCCGCCGCCGGCGAACGTGCCGACCTTTCCGGCCCGGAAGCCGCAGCATTATTGGATGAAGAACTGTTCGACATCCAACGGATTGACATCATCCCCGACGAGATGGAGAAAGTGATACGGGCATTGGAGGGATGCGTCCGCGAGGACATCGCGCTGGTGCTGACCACCGGCGGCACCGGGTTTGCCCCGCGCGACATCACCCCGGAAGCAACCCTGACCGTAATTGACCGCCGCGCCGACGGGCTGACCGCCGCAATGCGCACGGCCTCGCTGAAAAAAACTCCATTTGCCGCGCTCTCCCGAGCGGTCTGCGGCATTGCCCGCCGCACCTTGATTGTGAACCTTCCTGGCTCACCAAAAGCGGTCACCGAGTGCCTTGCGGCCATTATCCCGGTGCTTCCCCACGGCCTAAAACTTCTCCGCGATATGAAGGTGGGGGACCGGGAACATTCCTGGGGTGAGGAGATAGGATAA
- the lptB gene encoding LPS export ABC transporter ATP-binding protein codes for MNPHADQPTPATAAPFAPTNGSEGRATLRAEHLVKSYKKRQVVRDVSLTVRQGEVVGLLGPNGAGKTTTFYMIVGMVRPTEGRVFLDDARIDNIAMYRRARRGIGYLPQEASVFRKMTVEGNLLAVLELIKYPRSQRRARVDELLEEFSITHIRKQMGYMLSGGERRRTEIARTIATNPKFILLDEPFAGIDPLAVEEIMQIIQRLRQRGIGVLITDHNVHETLTITDRSYILIDGGIFRSGTAHEIANDPEVRRRYLGESFKLERYENAPLVEEHQSE; via the coding sequence ATGAACCCGCACGCCGACCAGCCAACGCCAGCAACAGCCGCACCCTTCGCCCCCACCAACGGGAGCGAAGGGCGCGCCACATTACGCGCCGAGCATTTGGTGAAAAGCTACAAGAAACGGCAAGTTGTCCGCGATGTCTCGCTGACGGTGCGCCAGGGTGAGGTGGTGGGATTGCTGGGACCGAACGGCGCCGGAAAAACCACAACATTCTACATGATTGTTGGAATGGTTCGCCCCACCGAGGGGCGCGTTTTTTTGGACGATGCCCGCATTGACAACATCGCCATGTACCGCCGCGCACGCAGGGGGATTGGATACCTCCCGCAGGAGGCCTCGGTCTTCAGGAAGATGACGGTGGAGGGGAACCTGCTTGCGGTGTTGGAGCTTATCAAGTACCCCCGCTCGCAACGCCGCGCAAGGGTGGATGAGTTGCTGGAGGAATTCTCCATCACCCACATCCGTAAGCAGATGGGCTACATGCTGAGCGGTGGCGAACGCCGCCGGACCGAGATCGCCCGCACGATTGCCACCAACCCCAAGTTCATCTTGCTGGACGAGCCGTTTGCGGGGATTGATCCGTTGGCGGTGGAGGAGATCATGCAGATTATCCAACGGCTGCGGCAGCGGGGGATTGGGGTGCTGATTACCGACCACAACGTCCACGAAACGCTGACCATCACCGACCGCTCCTACATCCTGATTGATGGCGGAATCTTCCGCAGCGGAACCGCCCACGAAATTGCAAACGACCCAGAAGTGCGCCGCCGCTATCTGGGCGAATCCTTTAAGCTGGAACGATATGAGAATGCCCCGTTGGTGGAAGAACACCAGTCCGAATAA
- a CDS encoding trypsin-like peptidase domain-containing protein codes for MNRLTFAYKTRILPLLLLALGASACSAQEPRDNGTTGTRTSNAPAIDRANSEVTGSRRNAITRAVQKVSPAVVGINVTEVREMRYRSLLDQFFEQDPFFQRYGPRRRTFKQELHGLGSGFIISPDGYVVTNDHVAGRASKVIVTMTDGKQYDAKVIGSDPTTDVALLKIEGKNLPYIEFGNSDDVVVGEWAIALGNPFGLFDINSKPTVTVGVVSNTEVNLQPQDGRVYRGMIQTDAAISSGNSGGALVNALGELIGMNTIIYSTAQSGMGAGSIGIGFAVPTNRLKAIVAQLKKGDGIDRNFWTGMNIQQIDDRIARYLQLQEKEGVVVVEIIANSPAAQAGLEPGDVIKEIKGETIKSEDDAVALISDSQVGDTITMKILRDGKTTNKTMKLTTAPTR; via the coding sequence ATGAACCGACTAACATTCGCGTATAAAACCCGCATCCTTCCGCTGCTGTTGCTGGCGTTGGGGGCTTCGGCCTGCAGCGCCCAGGAACCGCGCGACAACGGCACAACCGGAACACGAACCTCCAACGCGCCGGCCATTGACCGCGCCAATAGCGAGGTTACCGGGTCCCGCCGCAACGCCATCACCCGCGCCGTCCAGAAAGTCTCGCCAGCAGTGGTGGGGATCAACGTTACCGAGGTTCGCGAAATGCGCTACCGCAGCTTGCTTGATCAGTTCTTTGAGCAGGACCCGTTCTTCCAGCGGTACGGGCCGCGCCGCCGCACCTTCAAGCAGGAGCTTCATGGGCTTGGTTCCGGATTTATCATCTCCCCCGATGGCTACGTGGTCACCAACGATCACGTTGCTGGGCGCGCAAGCAAGGTGATCGTCACCATGACCGACGGTAAGCAGTACGATGCCAAAGTAATTGGCAGCGACCCCACCACCGACGTTGCGTTGCTGAAGATTGAGGGGAAGAACCTTCCGTACATCGAGTTCGGGAACTCCGACGACGTGGTGGTTGGGGAGTGGGCAATCGCGCTTGGCAATCCGTTCGGGTTGTTCGACATCAACTCCAAACCCACCGTCACCGTTGGCGTGGTCAGCAACACCGAAGTCAATTTGCAGCCGCAAGATGGGCGGGTGTACCGTGGGATGATCCAAACCGATGCCGCCATTTCCAGCGGCAACAGCGGCGGCGCGCTGGTGAACGCGCTTGGGGAGCTGATTGGGATGAACACCATCATCTACTCCACCGCCCAAAGCGGGATGGGGGCCGGGTCCATCGGCATTGGGTTTGCCGTGCCGACCAACCGCCTGAAAGCAATCGTCGCGCAGCTGAAAAAGGGGGACGGGATTGACCGCAATTTCTGGACCGGAATGAACATCCAGCAGATTGACGACCGCATTGCACGCTACCTTCAACTTCAGGAAAAAGAGGGGGTGGTTGTGGTGGAGATTATCGCAAATTCCCCCGCAGCCCAGGCAGGGCTTGAGCCTGGGGATGTGATTAAAGAGATCAAAGGGGAGACAATCAAAAGTGAAGATGACGCGGTGGCCTTGATCTCCGACTCGCAAGTTGGGGACACCATCACCATGAAGATTCTTCGTGATGGAAAGACCACCAACAAGACCATGAAGCTGACCACAGCCCCAACCCGATGA
- the typA gene encoding translational GTPase TypA, translating to MNKQLASNPRLRNIAIIAHVDHGKTTLVDHLFRQSGVFRTGQNVENRVMDSMDLERERGITIAAKNCSVHWEDVKINILDTPGHADFGGEVERALMMVDGAILLVDASEGPLPQTRFVLKKALEGKKKIIVVVNKIDRKDARPQEVLNEVYDLFIDLDATDEQIDFPVLYAIGRDGIAQTELEGNGDSLKPLFEAIVREIPAPTYDPDEPFQLLVSDLSYSDYVGRLAIGKVMNGSVKSNEELVCLGEDGVTPLRVSKLQAYDGIAMADAPFVEAGDIAILAGIEDVHIGDTICAKSAPKALKRITVDEPTISMMFSINTSPFSGREGKHVQSGKIRERLQREMLRNVGIQFEQASDRDSFMVKGRGEFQMAILIETMRREGYELSVGRPQVIYKRKEGKLLEPIEHLFIDCDEAFIGVVSEKLSRRKGRMLNLVNHGTGRVRMEFSIPSRGLIGYRNEFLTDTKGTGIMNSYLQGYEEHRGDFATRLTGSLVSDRQGEATGYALFNLEPRGVLFAIPGEPVYEGMIVGEHNRDNDLNVNVVKAKKLTNMRASGKDDGILLTPVTPMTLERAIEFIKDDEWVEVTPKSIRLRKAILSATARGSYKPGKGAEADDDE from the coding sequence ATGAACAAACAACTTGCTTCTAATCCTCGGCTTCGGAATATCGCCATCATCGCACACGTTGACCATGGCAAAACCACGCTTGTGGACCACCTGTTCCGGCAAAGCGGGGTCTTCCGGACCGGCCAGAACGTGGAAAACCGCGTGATGGACAGCATGGACCTTGAGCGCGAACGTGGCATCACCATCGCCGCGAAAAATTGCTCGGTCCACTGGGAGGATGTGAAAATCAACATCCTTGACACCCCGGGCCACGCCGATTTTGGCGGCGAGGTGGAGCGCGCGCTGATGATGGTGGACGGCGCAATCCTTCTGGTGGATGCCAGCGAAGGCCCGCTGCCCCAAACCCGCTTTGTGCTGAAAAAAGCCCTGGAAGGAAAAAAGAAAATCATCGTTGTGGTGAACAAAATTGACCGCAAGGATGCTCGCCCACAAGAAGTCCTGAACGAGGTGTACGACCTGTTCATTGACCTTGACGCCACCGACGAACAAATTGACTTTCCCGTGCTGTACGCCATTGGCCGCGACGGCATTGCGCAGACGGAGTTGGAGGGGAACGGCGACTCGCTGAAACCCCTGTTCGAGGCGATTGTGCGGGAAATCCCGGCACCAACCTACGACCCCGACGAGCCGTTCCAGCTGCTGGTAAGCGACCTTAGCTACAGCGACTACGTTGGCCGCTTGGCAATCGGCAAAGTGATGAACGGCTCGGTGAAATCCAACGAAGAATTGGTTTGCTTGGGGGAAGATGGCGTAACGCCGCTGCGGGTCTCGAAGCTGCAAGCCTACGACGGCATTGCAATGGCCGACGCGCCGTTTGTTGAAGCTGGCGACATCGCAATCCTTGCCGGCATTGAGGATGTTCACATTGGCGACACCATCTGCGCGAAGTCTGCCCCAAAAGCCCTGAAGCGGATCACCGTTGACGAGCCAACCATCTCCATGATGTTCTCGATCAACACCTCCCCATTTTCTGGCCGCGAGGGGAAGCACGTGCAAAGCGGAAAAATCCGCGAACGATTGCAGCGTGAGATGCTTCGGAACGTTGGCATCCAGTTCGAGCAAGCCAGCGACCGCGACAGCTTCATGGTGAAAGGCCGCGGCGAATTCCAAATGGCAATCTTGATTGAGACGATGCGCCGCGAAGGCTACGAGCTAAGCGTTGGCCGCCCGCAAGTGATTTACAAGCGGAAAGAAGGGAAGCTGCTTGAGCCAATCGAGCACCTGTTTATTGACTGCGACGAAGCGTTCATCGGCGTTGTCAGCGAAAAACTTTCGCGGCGCAAAGGGCGGATGCTGAACCTTGTGAACCACGGCACCGGGCGCGTTCGGATGGAGTTCTCCATCCCCTCGCGCGGGCTTATCGGCTACCGGAATGAGTTCCTGACCGACACCAAAGGGACCGGCATCATGAACAGCTATCTTCAGGGATACGAGGAACACCGCGGCGACTTCGCCACACGGCTGACCGGGTCCTTGGTAAGCGACCGCCAGGGCGAGGCCACCGGGTACGCACTCTTCAACCTTGAGCCGCGCGGTGTGCTGTTCGCAATCCCCGGGGAACCGGTGTACGAAGGGATGATTGTTGGCGAACACAATAGGGATAACGACCTGAACGTTAATGTGGTCAAAGCGAAAAAACTGACGAATATGCGGGCAAGCGGGAAGGACGACGGAATCCTTCTTACCCCCGTCACGCCGATGACCCTGGAGCGCGCCATTGAGTTCATCAAGGATGATGAGTGGGTGGAGGTGACGCCAAAAAGCATCAGGCTTCGCAAAGCAATTCTGTCGGCAACGGCACGCGGCTCCTACAAACCGGGGAAAGGTGCCGAAGCTGACGACGACGAGTGA